In one window of Bos taurus isolate L1 Dominette 01449 registration number 42190680 breed Hereford chromosome 15, ARS-UCD2.0, whole genome shotgun sequence DNA:
- the USP28 gene encoding ubiquitin carboxyl-terminal hydrolase 28 isoform X2, producing MTAELQQDDAAGATDRHGSSCQMLLNQLREITGIQDPSFLHEALKASNGDITQAVSLLTDERVKEPSQETAAEPSEEEGSAASKEELAKVIDLTHDSKDDLQAAIALSLLESPKIQADGRDLNRMHEATSAETKRSKRKRCEVWGENPNPNDWRRVDGWPVGLKNVGNTCWFSAVIQSLFQLPEFRRLVLSYSLPQNVLENCPSHTEKRNIVFMQELQYLFALMMGSNRKFVDPSAALDLLKGAFRSPEEQQQDVSEFTHKLLDWLEDAFQLAVNVNNPRNKSENPMVQLFYGTFLTEGIREGKPFCNNETFGQYPLQVNGYRNLDECLEGAMVEGDIELLPSDHSVKYGQERWFTKLPPVLTFELSRFEFNQSLGQPEKIHNKLEFPQIIYMDRYMYRSKELVRSKRDCIRKLKEEIKILQQKLERYVKYGSGPARFPLPDMLKYVIEFASTKPASESSASQSDACMTEPLSSAHCLTSDLTSKESTSEESTSQEAEGTFSSSEDSGRKSRMAEQPLKPPRSSVEMPAHPAPRTVTDEEINFVKTCLQRWRNEIEQDIQDLKNSIASTTQTIEQMYCDPLLRQVPYRLHAVLVHEGQANAGHYWAYVYNQPRQVWLKYNDISVTESSWEELERDSYGGQRNVSAYCLMYINDKLPHFNAEAAPNELDQMSGEVEALSVELKHYIQEDNWRFEQEVEEWEEEQSCKIPQMASSTSSASQDFSPSQESSVASSHGARCLSSEHAVIVKEQTAQAIANTAHAYENSGVEAALSELKEAEPKKPMPPETNLAEQSEQPPQARDAESAAQPNAEVSEVEIPSVGRILVRSDADGYDEEVMLSPAMQGVILAIAKARQTFDRDGSEAGLIKAFHEEYSRLYQLAKETPTSHSDPRLQHVLIYFFQNEAPKRVVERTLLEQFADKNLSYDERSISIMKVAQAKLKEIGPDDMNMEEYKKWHEDYSLFRKVSVYLLTGLELYQKGKYQEALSYLVYAYQSNATLLMKGPQRGVKESVIALYRRKCLLELNAKAASLFETNDEHSVTEGINVMNELIIPCIHLIINNDISKDDLDAIEVMRNHWCSYLGQDIAENLQLCLGEFLPRLLDPSAEIIVLKEPPTIRPNSPYDLCSRFAAVMESIQGVSAVTVK from the exons AAGTGATAGACCTTACTCACGATAGCAAGGATGATCTTCAGGCTGCCATTGCTTTGAGTCTGCTGGAGTCCCCCAAAATTCAAGCTGATGGAAGAGATCTTAACAG GATGCACGAGGCAACCTCTGCAGAAACTAAACGCTCAAAGAGAAAACGCTGTGAAGTCTGGGGAGAAAATCCCAATCCCAATGACTGGAGACGAGTTGATGGTTGGCCAGTTGGGCTGAAAAATGTTGGCAATACATGTTGGTTTAGTGCTGTTATTCAG TCTCTGTTTCAATTGCCTGAATTCCGAAGACTTGTCCTCAGCTATAGTCTACCACAGAACGTACTTGAAAATTGTCCAAGTCACACG GAAAAGAGAAATATCGTGTTTATGCAGGAGCTTCAATATTTGTTTGCTCTGATGATGGGATCAAATCGCAAGTTTGTCGACCCTTCAGCAGCCCTGGACCTCTTAAAGGGAGCGTTCCGATCCCCTGAGGAACAGCAG CAAGATGTGAGTGAGTTCACACACAAGCTCCTGGATTGGCTGGAGGACGCCTTCCAGCTAGCTGTTAATGTTAA CAATCCCAGGAACAAATCTGAAAATCCAATGGTGCAGCTGTTCTATGGTACTTTCCTCACGGAAGGGATTCGTGAAG GAAAGCCCTTTTGTAACAATGAGACCTTCGGCCAGTATCCCCTTCAGGTAAACGGTTATCGTAACTTAGACGAATGTTTAGAAGGGGCCATGGTGGAGGGTGACATTGAGCTGCTTCCTTCCGATCATTCAGTGAAGTACGGACAAGAG CGTTGGTTTACAAAGCTACCTCCAGTGTTGACCTTTGAACTCTCAAGATTTGAGTTCaatcagtccctgggtcagcCAGAGAAAATTCACAATAAGCTTGAATTTCCTCAGATCATTTATATGGACAG GTATATGTACAGGAGCAAAGAGCTTGTTCGAAGTAAGCGAGATTGTATTCGAAaactcaaagaagaaataaaaattctgcaGCAAAAACTGGAAAG GTATGTGAAGTATGGCTCGGGCCCAGCCCGGTTCCCGCTTCCGGACATGTTGAAATACGTGATTGAATTTGCTAGTACAAAACCTGCCTCAGAGAGCTCTGCATCTCAAAGTGATGCGTGCATGACAGAACCACTTTCTTCAGCACACTGCCTGACTTCTGATCTGACATCCAAGGAAAG TACAAGTGAAGAGAGCACGTCTCAGGAAGCTGAAGGAACCTTTTCTTCCTCTGAAGATTCTGGACGCAAGTCTAGGATGGCAGAGCAGCCACTTAAACCTCCCCGTTCTTCCGTGGAAATGCCCGCACACCCAGCTCCTCGAACAGTCACAGATGAGGAGATAAACTTTGTTAAGACCTGCCTGCAGAGGTGGAGGAACGAGATTGAACAGGATATACAAG acttaaagaacagtattgcaagCACTACCCAGACTATTGAGCAGATGTACTGTGATCCTCTCCTCCGTCAG GTGCCTTATCGCTTGCACGCGGTCCTCGTTCACGAAGGACAGGCAAACGCGGGGCACTACTGGGCCTACGTCTATAATCAGCCGCGACAAGTCTGGCTCAAGTACAACGACATCTCTGTTACTGAGTCTTCCTGGGAAGAACTTGAAAGAGATTCCTATGGGGGCCAGAGAAATGTTAGTGCTTACTGCCTGATGTATATTAACGACAAGCTGCCCCACTTCAATGCAG AGGCGGCCCCAAATGAATTAGATCAGATGTCAGGAGAAGTAGAAGCCCTGTCTGTTGAACTTAAGCATTACATTCAGGAAGATAACTGGAGGTTTGAGCAGGAAGTGGAGGAATGGGAAGAAGAGCAGTCTTGTAAAATTCCTCAGATGGCATCTTCCACCAGCTCAGCATCACAGGACTTCTCTCCATCTCAAG AATCTTCAGTAGCCTCTTCCCACGGGGCTCGGTGCCTGTCCTCTGAGCACGCTGTGATCGTGAAGGAGCAGACTGCCCAGGCGATTGCAAACACAGCACATGCCTATGAGAACAGTGGCGTAGAAGCTGCACTGAGTGAG CTTAAGGAAGCTGAACCCAAGAAGCCCATGCCCCCGGAAACAAACCTTGCAGAGCAGTCAGAGCAGCCCCCACAGGCTCGTGACGCAGAGTCTGCTGCCCAGCCTAATGCTGAGGTCTCTGAAGTCGAGATTCCCAGTGTGGGAAGGATTCTGGTTAGATCTGATGCAGATGGATATGATGAGGAG GTGATGCTGAGCCCTGCCATGCAAGGGGTCATCCTGGCCATAGCTAAAGCCCGTCAGACCTTTGACCGAGATGGGTCTGAAGCAGGGCTTATTAAG GCATTCCATGAAGAGTACTCCAGGCTCTATCAGCTCGCCAAGGAGACCCCCACCTCTCACAGTGATCCTCGTCTTCAGCACGTGCTCATCTACTTCTTCCAAAATGAAGCGCCTAAAAGGGTAGTAGAGCGGACCCTTCTGGAACAATTTGCCGATAAAAACCTTAGCTATGATGAAAG ATCGATCAGTATTATGAAGGTGGCTCAAGCAAAACTGAAGGAGATTGGTCCAGATGACATGAATATGGAAGAGTACAAG AAGTGGCATGAAGATTACAGTTTGTTTCGAAAGGTGTCTGTGTATCTGCTGACAGGCCTGGAACTCTATCAGAAAGGAAA GTACCAAGAAGCGCTTTCCTACCTGGTGTATGCCTACCAAAGTAATGCCACTCTGCTGATGAAGGGGCCCCAGCGGGGCGTAAAGGAGTCGGTGATCGCTTTATACCGAAGAAAATGCCTTCTG GAGCTGAATGCCAAAGCAGCTTCTCTCTTTGAAACAAATGATGAGCACTCTGTAACAGAGGGTATTAATGTGATGAATGAGCTGATCATTCCCTGTATTCACCTTATCATTAATAATGACATCTCCAAGGATGACCTGGATGCCATTGAGGTCATGAGAAACCACTGGTGCTCTTACCTTGGGCAGGATATCGCAG AAAATCTGCAGCTGTGCTTAGGGGAGTTTCTACCCAGACTTCTAGATCCTTCTGCAGAAATCATTGTCTTAAAGGAGCCTCCAACTATTCGGCCCAATTCTCCCTATGACCTTTGTAGCCGATTTGCAGCTGTCATGGAGTCAATTCAAGGAGTGTCAGCTGTGACAGTGAAATAA
- the USP28 gene encoding ubiquitin carboxyl-terminal hydrolase 28 — MTAELQQDDAAGATDRHGSSCQMLLNQLREITGIQDPSFLHEALKASNGDITQAVSLLTDERVKEPSQETAAEPSEEEGSAASKEELAKVIDLTHDSKDDLQAAIALSLLESPKIQADGRDLNRMHEATSAETKRSKRKRCEVWGENPNPNDWRRVDGWPVGLKNVGNTCWFSAVIQSLFQLPEFRRLVLSYSLPQNVLENCPSHTEKRNIVFMQELQYLFALMMGSNRKFVDPSAALDLLKGAFRSPEEQQQDVSEFTHKLLDWLEDAFQLAVNVNNPRNKSENPMVQLFYGTFLTEGIREGKPFCNNETFGQYPLQVNGYRNLDECLEGAMVEGDIELLPSDHSVKYGQERWFTKLPPVLTFELSRFEFNQSLGQPEKIHNKLEFPQIIYMDRYMYRSKELVRSKRDCIRKLKEEIKILQQKLERYVKYGSGPARFPLPDMLKYVIEFASTKPASESSASQSDACMTEPLSSAHCLTSDLTSKESTSEESTSQEAEGTFSSSEDSGRKSRMAEQPLKPPRSSVEMPAHPAPRTVTDEEINFVKTCLQRWRNEIEQDIQDLKNSIASTTQTIEQMYCDPLLRQVPYRLHAVLVHEGQANAGHYWAYVYNQPRQVWLKYNDISVTESSWEELERDSYGGQRNVSAYCLMYINDKLPHFNAEAAPNELDQMSGEVEALSVELKHYIQEDNWRFEQEVEEWEEEQSCKIPQMASSTSSASQDFSPSQESSVASSHGARCLSSEHAVIVKEQTAQAIANTAHAYENSGVEAALSEVMLSPAMQGVILAIAKARQTFDRDGSEAGLIKAFHEEYSRLYQLAKETPTSHSDPRLQHVLIYFFQNEAPKRVVERTLLEQFADKNLSYDERSISIMKVAQAKLKEIGPDDMNMEEYKKWHEDYSLFRKVSVYLLTGLELYQKGKYQEALSYLVYAYQSNATLLMKGPQRGVKESVIALYRRKCLLELNAKAASLFETNDEHSVTEGINVMNELIIPCIHLIINNDISKDDLDAIEVMRNHWCSYLGQDIAENLQLCLGEFLPRLLDPSAEIIVLKEPPTIRPNSPYDLCSRFAAVMESIQGVSAVTVK; from the exons AAGTGATAGACCTTACTCACGATAGCAAGGATGATCTTCAGGCTGCCATTGCTTTGAGTCTGCTGGAGTCCCCCAAAATTCAAGCTGATGGAAGAGATCTTAACAG GATGCACGAGGCAACCTCTGCAGAAACTAAACGCTCAAAGAGAAAACGCTGTGAAGTCTGGGGAGAAAATCCCAATCCCAATGACTGGAGACGAGTTGATGGTTGGCCAGTTGGGCTGAAAAATGTTGGCAATACATGTTGGTTTAGTGCTGTTATTCAG TCTCTGTTTCAATTGCCTGAATTCCGAAGACTTGTCCTCAGCTATAGTCTACCACAGAACGTACTTGAAAATTGTCCAAGTCACACG GAAAAGAGAAATATCGTGTTTATGCAGGAGCTTCAATATTTGTTTGCTCTGATGATGGGATCAAATCGCAAGTTTGTCGACCCTTCAGCAGCCCTGGACCTCTTAAAGGGAGCGTTCCGATCCCCTGAGGAACAGCAG CAAGATGTGAGTGAGTTCACACACAAGCTCCTGGATTGGCTGGAGGACGCCTTCCAGCTAGCTGTTAATGTTAA CAATCCCAGGAACAAATCTGAAAATCCAATGGTGCAGCTGTTCTATGGTACTTTCCTCACGGAAGGGATTCGTGAAG GAAAGCCCTTTTGTAACAATGAGACCTTCGGCCAGTATCCCCTTCAGGTAAACGGTTATCGTAACTTAGACGAATGTTTAGAAGGGGCCATGGTGGAGGGTGACATTGAGCTGCTTCCTTCCGATCATTCAGTGAAGTACGGACAAGAG CGTTGGTTTACAAAGCTACCTCCAGTGTTGACCTTTGAACTCTCAAGATTTGAGTTCaatcagtccctgggtcagcCAGAGAAAATTCACAATAAGCTTGAATTTCCTCAGATCATTTATATGGACAG GTATATGTACAGGAGCAAAGAGCTTGTTCGAAGTAAGCGAGATTGTATTCGAAaactcaaagaagaaataaaaattctgcaGCAAAAACTGGAAAG GTATGTGAAGTATGGCTCGGGCCCAGCCCGGTTCCCGCTTCCGGACATGTTGAAATACGTGATTGAATTTGCTAGTACAAAACCTGCCTCAGAGAGCTCTGCATCTCAAAGTGATGCGTGCATGACAGAACCACTTTCTTCAGCACACTGCCTGACTTCTGATCTGACATCCAAGGAAAG TACAAGTGAAGAGAGCACGTCTCAGGAAGCTGAAGGAACCTTTTCTTCCTCTGAAGATTCTGGACGCAAGTCTAGGATGGCAGAGCAGCCACTTAAACCTCCCCGTTCTTCCGTGGAAATGCCCGCACACCCAGCTCCTCGAACAGTCACAGATGAGGAGATAAACTTTGTTAAGACCTGCCTGCAGAGGTGGAGGAACGAGATTGAACAGGATATACAAG acttaaagaacagtattgcaagCACTACCCAGACTATTGAGCAGATGTACTGTGATCCTCTCCTCCGTCAG GTGCCTTATCGCTTGCACGCGGTCCTCGTTCACGAAGGACAGGCAAACGCGGGGCACTACTGGGCCTACGTCTATAATCAGCCGCGACAAGTCTGGCTCAAGTACAACGACATCTCTGTTACTGAGTCTTCCTGGGAAGAACTTGAAAGAGATTCCTATGGGGGCCAGAGAAATGTTAGTGCTTACTGCCTGATGTATATTAACGACAAGCTGCCCCACTTCAATGCAG AGGCGGCCCCAAATGAATTAGATCAGATGTCAGGAGAAGTAGAAGCCCTGTCTGTTGAACTTAAGCATTACATTCAGGAAGATAACTGGAGGTTTGAGCAGGAAGTGGAGGAATGGGAAGAAGAGCAGTCTTGTAAAATTCCTCAGATGGCATCTTCCACCAGCTCAGCATCACAGGACTTCTCTCCATCTCAAG AATCTTCAGTAGCCTCTTCCCACGGGGCTCGGTGCCTGTCCTCTGAGCACGCTGTGATCGTGAAGGAGCAGACTGCCCAGGCGATTGCAAACACAGCACATGCCTATGAGAACAGTGGCGTAGAAGCTGCACTGAGTGAG GTGATGCTGAGCCCTGCCATGCAAGGGGTCATCCTGGCCATAGCTAAAGCCCGTCAGACCTTTGACCGAGATGGGTCTGAAGCAGGGCTTATTAAG GCATTCCATGAAGAGTACTCCAGGCTCTATCAGCTCGCCAAGGAGACCCCCACCTCTCACAGTGATCCTCGTCTTCAGCACGTGCTCATCTACTTCTTCCAAAATGAAGCGCCTAAAAGGGTAGTAGAGCGGACCCTTCTGGAACAATTTGCCGATAAAAACCTTAGCTATGATGAAAG ATCGATCAGTATTATGAAGGTGGCTCAAGCAAAACTGAAGGAGATTGGTCCAGATGACATGAATATGGAAGAGTACAAG AAGTGGCATGAAGATTACAGTTTGTTTCGAAAGGTGTCTGTGTATCTGCTGACAGGCCTGGAACTCTATCAGAAAGGAAA GTACCAAGAAGCGCTTTCCTACCTGGTGTATGCCTACCAAAGTAATGCCACTCTGCTGATGAAGGGGCCCCAGCGGGGCGTAAAGGAGTCGGTGATCGCTTTATACCGAAGAAAATGCCTTCTG GAGCTGAATGCCAAAGCAGCTTCTCTCTTTGAAACAAATGATGAGCACTCTGTAACAGAGGGTATTAATGTGATGAATGAGCTGATCATTCCCTGTATTCACCTTATCATTAATAATGACATCTCCAAGGATGACCTGGATGCCATTGAGGTCATGAGAAACCACTGGTGCTCTTACCTTGGGCAGGATATCGCAG AAAATCTGCAGCTGTGCTTAGGGGAGTTTCTACCCAGACTTCTAGATCCTTCTGCAGAAATCATTGTCTTAAAGGAGCCTCCAACTATTCGGCCCAATTCTCCCTATGACCTTTGTAGCCGATTTGCAGCTGTCATGGAGTCAATTCAAGGAGTGTCAGCTGTGACAGTGAAATAA
- the USP28 gene encoding ubiquitin carboxyl-terminal hydrolase 28 isoform X4: protein MTAELQQDDAAGATDRHGSSCQMLLNQLREITGIQDPSFLHEALKASNGDITQAVSLLTDERVKEPSQETAAEPSEEEGSAASKEELAKVIDLTHDSKDDLQAAIALSLLESPKIQADGRDLNRMHEATSAETKRSKRKRCEVWGENPNPNDWRRVDGWPVGLKNVGNTCWFSAVIQSLFQLPEFRRLVLSYSLPQNVLENCPSHTEKRNIVFMQELQYLFALMMGSNRKFVDPSAALDLLKGAFRSPEEQQQDVSEFTHKLLDWLEDAFQLAVNVNNPRNKSENPMVQLFYGTFLTEGIREGKPFCNNETFGQYPLQVNGYRNLDECLEGAMVEGDIELLPSDHSVKYGQERWFTKLPPVLTFELSRFEFNQSLGQPEKIHNKLEFPQIIYMDRYMYRSKELVRSKRDCIRKLKEEIKILQQKLERYVKYGSGPARFPLPDMLKYVIEFASTKPASESSASQSDACMTEPLSSAHCLTSDLTSKESTSEESTSQEAEGTFSSSEDSGRKSRMAEQPLKPPRSSVEMPAHPAPRTVTDEEINFVKTCLQRWRNEIEQDIQDLKNSIASTTQTIEQMYCDPLLRQVPYRLHAVLVHEGQANAGHYWAYVYNQPRQVWLKYNDISVTESSWEELERDSYGGQRNVSAYCLMYINDKLPHFNAEAAPNELDQMSGEVEALSVELKHYIQEDNWRFEQEVEEWEEEQSCKIPQMASSTSSASQDFSPSQESSVASSHGARCLSSEHAVIVKEQTAQAIANTAHAYENSGVEAALSELKEAEPKKPMPPETNLAEQSEQPPQARDAESAAQPNAEVMLSPAMQGVILAIAKARQTFDRDGSEAGLIKAFHEEYSRLYQLAKETPTSHSDPRLQHVLIYFFQNEAPKRVVERTLLEQFADKNLSYDERSISIMKVAQAKLKEIGPDDMNMEEYKKWHEDYSLFRKVSVYLLTGLELYQKGKYQEALSYLVYAYQSNATLLMKGPQRGVKESVIALYRRKCLLELNAKAASLFETNDEHSVTEGINVMNELIIPCIHLIINNDISKDDLDAIEVMRNHWCSYLGQDIAENLQLCLGEFLPRLLDPSAEIIVLKEPPTIRPNSPYDLCSRFAAVMESIQGVSAVTVK, encoded by the exons AAGTGATAGACCTTACTCACGATAGCAAGGATGATCTTCAGGCTGCCATTGCTTTGAGTCTGCTGGAGTCCCCCAAAATTCAAGCTGATGGAAGAGATCTTAACAG GATGCACGAGGCAACCTCTGCAGAAACTAAACGCTCAAAGAGAAAACGCTGTGAAGTCTGGGGAGAAAATCCCAATCCCAATGACTGGAGACGAGTTGATGGTTGGCCAGTTGGGCTGAAAAATGTTGGCAATACATGTTGGTTTAGTGCTGTTATTCAG TCTCTGTTTCAATTGCCTGAATTCCGAAGACTTGTCCTCAGCTATAGTCTACCACAGAACGTACTTGAAAATTGTCCAAGTCACACG GAAAAGAGAAATATCGTGTTTATGCAGGAGCTTCAATATTTGTTTGCTCTGATGATGGGATCAAATCGCAAGTTTGTCGACCCTTCAGCAGCCCTGGACCTCTTAAAGGGAGCGTTCCGATCCCCTGAGGAACAGCAG CAAGATGTGAGTGAGTTCACACACAAGCTCCTGGATTGGCTGGAGGACGCCTTCCAGCTAGCTGTTAATGTTAA CAATCCCAGGAACAAATCTGAAAATCCAATGGTGCAGCTGTTCTATGGTACTTTCCTCACGGAAGGGATTCGTGAAG GAAAGCCCTTTTGTAACAATGAGACCTTCGGCCAGTATCCCCTTCAGGTAAACGGTTATCGTAACTTAGACGAATGTTTAGAAGGGGCCATGGTGGAGGGTGACATTGAGCTGCTTCCTTCCGATCATTCAGTGAAGTACGGACAAGAG CGTTGGTTTACAAAGCTACCTCCAGTGTTGACCTTTGAACTCTCAAGATTTGAGTTCaatcagtccctgggtcagcCAGAGAAAATTCACAATAAGCTTGAATTTCCTCAGATCATTTATATGGACAG GTATATGTACAGGAGCAAAGAGCTTGTTCGAAGTAAGCGAGATTGTATTCGAAaactcaaagaagaaataaaaattctgcaGCAAAAACTGGAAAG GTATGTGAAGTATGGCTCGGGCCCAGCCCGGTTCCCGCTTCCGGACATGTTGAAATACGTGATTGAATTTGCTAGTACAAAACCTGCCTCAGAGAGCTCTGCATCTCAAAGTGATGCGTGCATGACAGAACCACTTTCTTCAGCACACTGCCTGACTTCTGATCTGACATCCAAGGAAAG TACAAGTGAAGAGAGCACGTCTCAGGAAGCTGAAGGAACCTTTTCTTCCTCTGAAGATTCTGGACGCAAGTCTAGGATGGCAGAGCAGCCACTTAAACCTCCCCGTTCTTCCGTGGAAATGCCCGCACACCCAGCTCCTCGAACAGTCACAGATGAGGAGATAAACTTTGTTAAGACCTGCCTGCAGAGGTGGAGGAACGAGATTGAACAGGATATACAAG acttaaagaacagtattgcaagCACTACCCAGACTATTGAGCAGATGTACTGTGATCCTCTCCTCCGTCAG GTGCCTTATCGCTTGCACGCGGTCCTCGTTCACGAAGGACAGGCAAACGCGGGGCACTACTGGGCCTACGTCTATAATCAGCCGCGACAAGTCTGGCTCAAGTACAACGACATCTCTGTTACTGAGTCTTCCTGGGAAGAACTTGAAAGAGATTCCTATGGGGGCCAGAGAAATGTTAGTGCTTACTGCCTGATGTATATTAACGACAAGCTGCCCCACTTCAATGCAG AGGCGGCCCCAAATGAATTAGATCAGATGTCAGGAGAAGTAGAAGCCCTGTCTGTTGAACTTAAGCATTACATTCAGGAAGATAACTGGAGGTTTGAGCAGGAAGTGGAGGAATGGGAAGAAGAGCAGTCTTGTAAAATTCCTCAGATGGCATCTTCCACCAGCTCAGCATCACAGGACTTCTCTCCATCTCAAG AATCTTCAGTAGCCTCTTCCCACGGGGCTCGGTGCCTGTCCTCTGAGCACGCTGTGATCGTGAAGGAGCAGACTGCCCAGGCGATTGCAAACACAGCACATGCCTATGAGAACAGTGGCGTAGAAGCTGCACTGAGTGAG CTTAAGGAAGCTGAACCCAAGAAGCCCATGCCCCCGGAAACAAACCTTGCAGAGCAGTCAGAGCAGCCCCCACAGGCTCGTGACGCAGAGTCTGCTGCCCAGCCTAATGCTGAG GTGATGCTGAGCCCTGCCATGCAAGGGGTCATCCTGGCCATAGCTAAAGCCCGTCAGACCTTTGACCGAGATGGGTCTGAAGCAGGGCTTATTAAG GCATTCCATGAAGAGTACTCCAGGCTCTATCAGCTCGCCAAGGAGACCCCCACCTCTCACAGTGATCCTCGTCTTCAGCACGTGCTCATCTACTTCTTCCAAAATGAAGCGCCTAAAAGGGTAGTAGAGCGGACCCTTCTGGAACAATTTGCCGATAAAAACCTTAGCTATGATGAAAG ATCGATCAGTATTATGAAGGTGGCTCAAGCAAAACTGAAGGAGATTGGTCCAGATGACATGAATATGGAAGAGTACAAG AAGTGGCATGAAGATTACAGTTTGTTTCGAAAGGTGTCTGTGTATCTGCTGACAGGCCTGGAACTCTATCAGAAAGGAAA GTACCAAGAAGCGCTTTCCTACCTGGTGTATGCCTACCAAAGTAATGCCACTCTGCTGATGAAGGGGCCCCAGCGGGGCGTAAAGGAGTCGGTGATCGCTTTATACCGAAGAAAATGCCTTCTG GAGCTGAATGCCAAAGCAGCTTCTCTCTTTGAAACAAATGATGAGCACTCTGTAACAGAGGGTATTAATGTGATGAATGAGCTGATCATTCCCTGTATTCACCTTATCATTAATAATGACATCTCCAAGGATGACCTGGATGCCATTGAGGTCATGAGAAACCACTGGTGCTCTTACCTTGGGCAGGATATCGCAG AAAATCTGCAGCTGTGCTTAGGGGAGTTTCTACCCAGACTTCTAGATCCTTCTGCAGAAATCATTGTCTTAAAGGAGCCTCCAACTATTCGGCCCAATTCTCCCTATGACCTTTGTAGCCGATTTGCAGCTGTCATGGAGTCAATTCAAGGAGTGTCAGCTGTGACAGTGAAATAA